In Bacteroidota bacterium, one genomic interval encodes:
- a CDS encoding protein-L-isoaspartate(D-aspartate) O-methyltransferase, producing the protein MIRPKSKYLFIVLLVVVPAVIYLLIQLNSSDSNHYLPDIENKDTSYMNDDYSTKRDSMVKDQLIARGIKNDLVLKSMRMVKRHLFVPERYRQYAYDDGALPIGLDQTISQPYIVAYMTEAVNPTKDMKVLEIGTGSGYQAAVLAEIVKEVYTIEYFDDLANNARKLLDSLDYKNIKVKAGDGFYGWAEYAPFDAIIVTAAPEDVPKPLVDQLREGGRMIIPLGQSGTVQSLVILQKKNGKIERQDAMKVKFVPFLRK; encoded by the coding sequence ATGATTCGACCCAAGTCAAAGTATCTTTTTATTGTTTTGTTAGTCGTTGTGCCGGCTGTAATTTATCTGTTAATTCAGTTGAATTCCAGTGACAGCAATCATTATCTGCCTGACATCGAAAACAAGGACACTTCCTATATGAACGATGATTATTCGACCAAACGGGATTCGATGGTGAAAGACCAGCTAATCGCCCGGGGAATTAAGAATGATCTTGTGCTTAAGTCGATGCGAATGGTCAAGAGACATCTGTTTGTGCCTGAAAGATACCGTCAGTATGCATATGACGACGGCGCGCTGCCGATCGGACTGGATCAGACAATCTCTCAGCCTTATATAGTTGCTTACATGACTGAGGCGGTGAATCCGACAAAAGATATGAAAGTGCTGGAGATTGGTACGGGTTCCGGATACCAGGCTGCTGTTTTGGCAGAAATTGTAAAGGAAGTGTATACTATTGAATATTTTGATGACCTTGCAAATAACGCCCGGAAATTGCTTGATTCCCTCGATTATAAAAACATCAAAGTAAAAGCCGGTGATGGATTCTACGGCTGGGCGGAATATGCACCGTTTGATGCAATTATAGTTACCGCCGCCCCCGAAGATGTGCCAAAACCACTGGTCGATCAACTCAGGGAAGGCGGCAGAATGATCATTCCTCTCGGGCAGTCCGGAACTGTTCAATCACTCGTCATCCTCCAAAAGAAAAACGGCAAAATTGAACGGCAGGACGCCATGAAAGTCAAGTTTGTCCCGTTCCTGAGAAAATAA
- a CDS encoding ATP-dependent helicase yields the protein MEKSIKTIKLRNITSPGKYLKNYDESKFAIDYVNSLNQAQYEAARAEEGSFLIIAGAGSGKTRTLVYRVARLIEIGYDPSSILLLTFTRKAANEMMHRAELLLDKRCSKIQGGTFHSFANMILRKYAVAAHLQPNFTILDQGDSEDVVNLIRSESSAIEEKVRFPNKQTLFKIFSLSVNTGRHLHEIVEEEFPHFMRHIEKIGELHIAYTEYKKKNNLVDFDDLLIYLRDFFFEYSPTAQRILNSINFIMVDEYQDTNHLQAELVESLTQTNKNIMVVGDDLQSIYSFRGANFRNIMQFPELFPGTTLIKLEENYRSTPQILNFANKVQDAAVWKYEKSLYSYRPDGELPYIIASENENMQSRFIVQKILDLREEGVKLSDIAVLFRSSFFSFDLEIELTKANIPFVKIGGIKFVEAAHIKDILAFLRVLLNPLDLVSWYRILMMHAGIGPKTARKILNEISEGKAGITREVSASANSIFATKCLKLLEMMRKLYVRQDTPTEKTQLVVNYYYPLFKDLYDDFNKRSKDIDTLLNITEKYDTLHDFLSDMAIEPPLDSISDLDSPDKEDEKLTLSTIHSAKGLEWHSVFIMHAIDGFFPSIRSIETAEGLEEERRLMYVASTRAKQNLVITYPMKVFDRELGVTFSKPTRFLNNITPDIAEGYLLEE from the coding sequence TTGGAGAAGAGCATAAAAACAATAAAATTAAGGAACATTACCTCTCCCGGTAAATACTTAAAGAATTACGATGAATCAAAATTCGCAATCGATTATGTCAACTCACTCAATCAGGCGCAGTACGAAGCGGCAAGAGCTGAAGAAGGCAGTTTTCTGATTATTGCAGGTGCGGGTTCAGGGAAAACCCGCACTCTTGTTTACCGTGTCGCCAGACTGATTGAAATCGGTTACGATCCCTCCTCCATTCTTTTGCTTACTTTTACCCGCAAAGCCGCAAATGAGATGATGCACCGTGCTGAATTGCTTTTGGACAAGAGATGTTCAAAAATTCAGGGGGGTACATTCCACTCATTTGCAAACATGATTCTGCGGAAATATGCAGTGGCAGCACATCTTCAACCGAATTTCACGATCCTCGATCAGGGTGATTCGGAGGATGTGGTTAATTTGATAAGATCTGAATCAAGCGCAATAGAGGAAAAAGTAAGATTTCCGAATAAGCAGACTTTGTTCAAGATTTTCAGTTTGAGTGTGAATACCGGCAGACATCTCCATGAAATAGTGGAGGAAGAATTCCCCCATTTCATGCGACACATCGAAAAAATCGGTGAACTTCATATTGCTTACACCGAATACAAAAAGAAAAACAACCTTGTGGATTTTGACGATTTGTTGATCTATCTGAGAGATTTTTTCTTCGAATACTCCCCGACTGCTCAAAGAATCCTCAATTCGATCAATTTCATTATGGTTGATGAATATCAGGATACAAACCACCTTCAGGCGGAACTCGTTGAGTCACTGACACAAACAAACAAAAACATAATGGTTGTGGGAGATGACCTCCAGTCGATTTATTCGTTTCGAGGAGCCAATTTTAGAAACATTATGCAGTTTCCCGAACTTTTTCCCGGAACCACTCTGATAAAACTCGAAGAAAACTACCGCAGCACTCCTCAGATTTTGAATTTTGCAAACAAGGTTCAGGACGCAGCAGTCTGGAAATATGAGAAGTCGTTGTATTCATACAGACCGGATGGTGAACTGCCTTACATAATTGCATCTGAAAACGAGAATATGCAGAGCCGGTTTATTGTTCAGAAAATTCTCGATTTAAGGGAAGAAGGCGTAAAACTCTCTGACATTGCCGTTCTGTTTCGTTCTTCGTTTTTTTCATTTGATCTGGAAATAGAACTCACCAAAGCTAACATACCGTTTGTTAAAATTGGCGGAATAAAATTTGTGGAAGCCGCCCATATCAAGGATATTCTGGCGTTCTTGAGGGTTTTATTGAATCCTCTTGACCTTGTAAGCTGGTACCGGATTCTGATGATGCATGCAGGTATTGGACCCAAAACTGCCAGAAAAATATTAAACGAGATATCGGAAGGCAAAGCAGGAATCACCAGAGAAGTGAGTGCTTCGGCAAACTCGATTTTTGCTACAAAATGTCTGAAACTTCTCGAAATGATGAGAAAATTGTATGTCAGACAGGATACTCCAACTGAAAAAACTCAACTCGTTGTGAACTATTACTATCCCCTTTTCAAAGATCTGTACGACGATTTTAACAAGAGGTCAAAGGATATCGATACCCTGTTGAACATCACGGAAAAGTATGATACACTTCACGACTTTTTGTCGGATATGGCGATTGAACCACCGCTGGATTCCATATCAGATCTCGACAGTCCCGATAAAGAGGATGAAAAACTTACACTCAGTACCATTCACTCCGCAAAGGGACTGGAGTGGCATTCTGTTTTTATAATGCATGCCATCGACGGATTTTTCCCGTCAATCAGATCAATTGAGACTGCTGAGGGACTTGAGGAAGAGCGCCGTTTGATGTATGTCGCATCTACCCGTGCAAAACAAAATCTCGTTATTACATATCCCATGAAGGTTTTTGACCGCGAATTGGGAGTAACCTTTTCCAAACCAACAAGATTTTTGAACAATATCACCCCCGATATTGCAGAAGGATATCTGCTCGAAGAGTAG
- the ugpC gene encoding sn-glycerol-3-phosphate ABC transporter ATP-binding protein UgpC gives MAEVKLQKISKTYEGGNRVVHSVDIEIKDREFVVLVGPSGCGKTTTLRMIAGLEEITGGELFIDGKLVNDLPPKDRDIAMVFQNYALYPHMTVRENMSFGLKLRKMPKAEIEERVNEAASILELGEYLDRKPKALSGGQRQRVAVGRAIVRKPKVFLFDEPLSNLDAKLRVQMRAEISRLHKQLEATMIYVTHDQVEAMTMGDRICVLNAGFVQQFDEPMNLYEKPANKFVAGFIGSPSMNFIPGKINRHLNNYTFESEGRKVSVEFDRSKYDNALGDATNVIAGIRPEHFRPHSAIEKEGVNVVEAELDLVELMGNEEYLHFTVEGIKFVARVNTGIRYKAGEKIELEFDTSAVHLFDAGSEKNLLL, from the coding sequence ATGGCTGAGGTAAAACTTCAAAAGATATCGAAGACTTACGAGGGGGGCAACCGGGTTGTCCACTCCGTGGATATTGAGATAAAAGACAGGGAATTTGTCGTGCTTGTTGGTCCTTCGGGCTGTGGAAAAACTACAACCTTAAGGATGATTGCGGGATTGGAGGAGATCACCGGTGGTGAGCTCTTTATCGATGGTAAATTAGTGAACGACCTGCCACCAAAAGACCGCGATATTGCCATGGTCTTCCAAAACTATGCTCTCTATCCACATATGACTGTGAGAGAAAACATGTCTTTTGGGCTTAAATTAAGGAAAATGCCCAAAGCCGAGATAGAAGAGAGAGTGAACGAAGCTGCATCCATTCTTGAACTTGGAGAATATCTGGACAGAAAACCGAAAGCTCTTTCGGGAGGACAACGCCAACGGGTTGCTGTCGGCAGGGCTATTGTCAGAAAGCCCAAAGTTTTTCTTTTTGATGAACCTTTGAGTAACCTCGATGCCAAACTAAGGGTGCAGATGAGGGCGGAAATCTCCCGGCTTCACAAACAACTTGAAGCCACAATGATTTATGTGACTCACGATCAGGTCGAGGCAATGACGATGGGGGACAGGATATGTGTGTTAAATGCAGGGTTCGTGCAGCAGTTTGATGAGCCTATGAACCTTTATGAAAAACCTGCAAATAAATTTGTTGCCGGTTTCATCGGGAGCCCCTCGATGAATTTTATTCCCGGGAAAATCAACCGTCACCTCAACAATTACACCTTCGAAAGTGAGGGGCGTAAAGTATCGGTCGAATTTGACAGATCAAAATATGACAATGCACTTGGAGATGCAACGAATGTGATCGCGGGGATAAGACCCGAACACTTCAGACCACATTCAGCTATTGAAAAAGAGGGTGTCAATGTTGTTGAAGCCGAACTTGATCTTGTCGAATTGATGGGAAATGAAGAGTATCTTCATTTTACAGTAGAAGGTATCAAGTTTGTTGCGAGAGTAAATACCGGAATCCGATATAAGGCAGGAGAAAAAATCGAGCTGGAATTTGACACATCGGCGGTTCACCTTTTTGATGCCGGGTCAGAGAAAAATCTGCTTTTATAA
- a CDS encoding Ig-like domain-containing protein yields the protein MRAVLLFLILSFPFFAQTGQPKIREISKNLELTGFSRENGFILQNQDRFVSEVSGPSIISPEMAMPVFENAPFIATGIKVTGKFKTPEVISFILTVDGVDHKMHANEDGDPIISKTMILTPLYFAKPTSKSVKVTVIAEAAGVEITGVELVFINPGISNPVEPEVSLTQDTYPKPPVVSRTAWGCPIGQSSNCGASSTNVTHLIIHHTDDNNNITDWTAAVRAIYQYHTASNGWCDIGYNYLVAPTGVIYEGRGGGDNVVGAHFCGYNGGTMGVSMLGTYTTVSPSAALQASLTKILAWKADQRTINPLGTSFHASSGLTINNISGHRAGCATDCPGQKFVDNDIQNIRQGVLSLIQSIAPKITSSFPLNGSNDFKVFNPVRLTFNLQMDTTSVKNAISVSPADTFTVSFPSAFEAVVTPKGLWSFNTVYTLKVDTTAKNIYGTPLDGDGNGTAGDPFFLNFTTSMPDNDPPQIIKYYPAGSDVGTFAEMMIVFNEEIANYSQNISLSDGVNNNIPLSTMSFTWDENYGRLSFKTVSNLTGGKFYLLKLNNNISDRVGNRLPQDFDINFYVPIVNYADGNIVDRFEGYSTWGNPLQTAGTTGVDTSVTNFSITSEKKKGGIFAGKLGFKFTGTENGKIVLKKSTGHLLPTGNSTVGIWIFGELNNCKLSMILENSSEILMDMGRINFYGWRFFSIPFDNSAGNTQFKGFVLEQTDIADNQGSVYFDNLQFNGTFTGIENETGNPEHFTLQQNYPNPFNPETVISFTLPQKSFVSGKVYDVMGREIAVLLNGEFESGFHSVRFNGSELSSGIYFFNLTAGSERKTIKMIFNK from the coding sequence ATGCGTGCAGTCTTATTATTTCTGATTTTAAGTTTTCCTTTCTTCGCCCAAACCGGTCAGCCAAAGATACGGGAGATTTCCAAAAATCTCGAATTGACCGGCTTTTCAAGGGAAAATGGTTTTATTTTACAAAATCAGGACCGATTTGTTTCAGAGGTTTCCGGACCTTCAATCATTTCTCCTGAAATGGCGATGCCCGTTTTCGAGAATGCCCCCTTTATTGCAACAGGTATAAAAGTAACAGGGAAATTCAAAACCCCTGAAGTCATCAGTTTTATTCTCACGGTTGATGGTGTGGATCACAAAATGCACGCAAATGAGGATGGTGATCCAATAATTTCCAAAACCATGATTCTAACTCCTCTTTATTTTGCAAAACCTACGAGTAAATCTGTTAAAGTTACTGTAATTGCAGAAGCTGCAGGTGTTGAGATCACAGGGGTCGAACTCGTTTTTATCAATCCGGGAATTTCGAATCCCGTTGAACCTGAAGTTTCACTGACACAGGATACATATCCCAAGCCACCTGTAGTCAGCAGAACAGCATGGGGATGTCCAATCGGGCAAAGCAGCAACTGTGGTGCTTCCTCAACCAATGTGACGCATCTTATCATTCACCATACTGATGACAATAATAACATCACCGACTGGACAGCAGCAGTTAGAGCGATTTATCAGTATCATACTGCCAGCAACGGCTGGTGCGATATCGGTTACAATTATCTTGTTGCTCCTACGGGCGTAATATATGAGGGCAGAGGTGGTGGTGACAATGTTGTAGGTGCCCATTTTTGCGGTTACAACGGCGGTACCATGGGAGTTTCAATGCTCGGTACCTATACGACTGTTTCGCCTTCAGCAGCACTTCAGGCTTCCCTGACAAAAATTCTTGCATGGAAAGCCGACCAGAGGACGATAAATCCTCTCGGAACCTCTTTTCACGCATCATCAGGGTTGACAATCAATAACATTTCCGGTCACAGAGCCGGATGCGCAACAGATTGCCCCGGACAAAAATTTGTCGATAATGATATCCAAAATATTCGTCAGGGCGTTTTATCACTTATTCAAAGCATCGCGCCAAAAATTACTTCTTCATTTCCCTTGAACGGAAGTAATGATTTTAAGGTCTTCAACCCGGTTCGCCTGACATTTAATCTTCAGATGGACACAACTTCTGTCAAAAATGCAATTTCGGTCTCCCCTGCCGATACTTTCACAGTTTCATTTCCTTCAGCTTTTGAAGCAGTGGTTACCCCAAAAGGACTTTGGAGTTTCAATACAGTTTATACCTTGAAAGTTGATACAACAGCAAAGAATATATATGGAACTCCGCTCGACGGAGATGGAAACGGAACAGCAGGAGACCCCTTCTTCCTGAATTTCACAACCTCAATGCCTGACAATGACCCTCCACAGATTATTAAATATTATCCCGCAGGCTCCGATGTCGGCACATTCGCTGAGATGATGATTGTCTTCAACGAAGAGATTGCCAACTACTCGCAAAACATATCATTGAGCGATGGTGTGAACAATAATATCCCCCTCTCGACGATGTCTTTTACATGGGATGAGAATTATGGCAGACTCTCGTTCAAAACTGTATCAAATCTCACAGGAGGTAAATTCTATCTCCTCAAGTTGAACAATAATATCAGCGACAGAGTCGGTAACAGATTGCCACAGGATTTCGATATCAATTTTTATGTACCAATTGTAAATTATGCCGACGGGAACATTGTTGACAGGTTCGAGGGCTACTCAACATGGGGAAATCCCCTTCAAACGGCTGGTACCACCGGTGTGGATACCTCTGTAACAAATTTCAGCATTACTTCTGAAAAGAAGAAGGGCGGAATCTTTGCCGGAAAACTCGGATTCAAGTTTACCGGAACTGAAAACGGCAAAATCGTCCTTAAGAAATCGACCGGGCACCTGCTTCCGACCGGGAATTCCACTGTCGGAATATGGATATTCGGTGAGCTGAACAACTGCAAACTTTCGATGATTCTCGAAAATTCTTCTGAAATCCTGATGGATATGGGAAGAATCAACTTTTATGGTTGGAGGTTTTTCAGCATCCCGTTCGACAACTCCGCAGGAAATACACAGTTTAAGGGATTTGTCCTCGAGCAAACAGACATCGCCGACAATCAGGGATCTGTCTATTTTGATAATCTGCAGTTCAATGGAACTTTCACAGGAATTGAAAATGAGACAGGTAACCCTGAACATTTTACGCTGCAGCAAAATTATCCCAATCCTTTCAACCCGGAAACAGTGATTTCATTTACACTTCCCCAAAAAAGCTTCGTTTCCGGGAAAGTCTATGATGTAATGGGGAGGGAAATTGCAGTCTTGTTGAACGGAGAATTTGAATCGGGATTTCATTCTGTCAGATTCAACGGTTCAGAACTTTCATCCGGAATTTATTTCTTCAACCTGACCGCAGGTAGTGAAAGAAAAACAATTAAAATGATCTTTAACAAATAG
- a CDS encoding phosphoglucomutase → MTSKKITFGTDGWRGIIDEEVNNKSIAEVAQAFADYLLSTVHKIISPSVVVGYDGRKNSKQYATLFARVLAGNRIKVTLSDKITPTPVLSYAVKKGGFNAGVMITASHNPANFSGVKFKGHYGGPFLTENTKRVESFINYNLIQSSDNLATIDILEDYILALVERIDFKSARKKKLKVLIDSMGGAGGTLIQTLLQRQKIECETIFGEPDPDFNGRSPEPIDQNLTPLKEAILKGDYAFGIATDGDADRVAFVMENGEWLSAQETILLFTDYLLETGSEDGDIVKTVSVTDKLFALESPTRKIREVQVGFKYITEEMLAGGVAMGFEESGGFGITSHIPERDGILFAMLMLEMLADSDYNKLSDFVKAKREKFGEINYKRIDFSYTEDDRMELLPRLVESTPTELAGFEITGTSLFHSTTGVVNGMKLRLDGTSRWLLIRSSETEPLLRFYAEGDSPDEPETLLNAGIEILLQKKKN, encoded by the coding sequence ATGACTTCAAAAAAGATAACTTTTGGAACTGATGGCTGGCGAGGGATAATCGACGAGGAAGTAAATAACAAGTCGATTGCAGAAGTGGCTCAGGCGTTTGCCGATTATTTGCTTTCGACCGTGCATAAAATTATTTCCCCCTCGGTTGTCGTCGGATATGACGGCAGAAAAAACTCGAAACAGTATGCAACTCTCTTCGCAAGAGTTTTGGCAGGAAACAGAATAAAAGTTACTCTGAGCGATAAGATTACTCCCACGCCTGTCCTCTCCTATGCTGTGAAAAAAGGGGGTTTTAATGCCGGAGTGATGATTACTGCGAGTCATAATCCTGCAAATTTCAGCGGCGTAAAATTCAAGGGACATTATGGCGGTCCCTTCCTTACCGAAAATACAAAGAGAGTAGAATCTTTCATCAATTACAATTTGATCCAGTCTTCTGATAATCTTGCAACTATTGACATACTTGAAGATTATATACTCGCTCTTGTTGAGAGAATAGATTTCAAAAGTGCAAGAAAGAAAAAATTAAAAGTACTGATCGACTCTATGGGTGGAGCAGGCGGAACCCTCATTCAGACTCTGTTGCAAAGACAAAAGATTGAGTGTGAAACCATTTTTGGTGAACCTGATCCCGACTTTAACGGCAGATCACCCGAACCGATAGATCAGAATCTTACCCCTCTTAAAGAAGCAATCCTGAAGGGTGATTACGCATTTGGTATCGCAACCGACGGAGATGCCGACAGGGTTGCCTTTGTAATGGAGAATGGTGAATGGCTGAGTGCTCAGGAAACCATCCTCCTCTTTACAGACTATCTGCTCGAAACAGGCTCGGAAGACGGCGATATAGTGAAGACAGTCTCCGTGACCGACAAATTATTCGCACTTGAATCCCCCACCAGAAAAATAAGGGAAGTGCAGGTCGGCTTCAAGTATATCACCGAGGAGATGCTCGCCGGCGGGGTTGCGATGGGATTCGAAGAGAGTGGTGGATTTGGAATCACAAGCCATATCCCCGAGAGGGACGGTATCCTTTTTGCCATGCTGATGCTCGAGATGCTTGCTGATTCAGATTACAATAAATTAAGTGATTTCGTCAAGGCAAAGCGGGAAAAATTCGGTGAAATAAATTATAAACGAATCGACTTTTCCTATACTGAAGATGACAGAATGGAATTGCTTCCCAGGCTGGTGGAATCAACGCCAACGGAGTTGGCGGGATTTGAAATCACCGGTACTTCCCTTTTCCACTCGACTACAGGGGTTGTAAACGGAATGAAACTAAGGCTGGACGGCACTTCCAGATGGCTCCTGATCAGAAGCTCCGAGACCGAACCATTGCTGAGGTTTTATGCCGAGGGGGACAGTCCGGATGAACCGGAGACATTATTAAACGCGGGTATTGAAATCCTGCTTCAAAAAAAGAAGAATTAA
- a CDS encoding alpha/beta fold hydrolase: MKKGLVLFLLVFGGIVSGQQQFYSVGDLKLSSDETLNDVKVGYRTFGRMNDDKSNVVAFLSWYAGSSEDMIASLGKNKLIDTTIYFTILVDALGNGVSTSPTNYSKPVFPDITIADMVQSEYLLLTKHFGLQGIHALIGGSMGGMQVYEWMVAYPGFAKKYIPYVGTPVQSSGNQIVFESSLLTLQTIEKYGVPDSVANKIFDLNFYLFARTPSQIDTNFTPDEYKDLLAKFRGKTAQRFPAKNRIAQMKAMITHDITRNYGHSFEETAKVVRGEVFVIVSATDHLILPYQSIKFAKTLGCDLLILQNDCGHLAPGCDLKVVSNAIAGFLGK; encoded by the coding sequence ATGAAAAAAGGACTCGTTCTTTTCCTGTTGGTATTTGGTGGAATTGTATCCGGTCAACAACAGTTTTACAGCGTCGGAGACTTAAAACTTTCGTCAGATGAAACTCTAAATGATGTGAAGGTTGGCTACAGGACTTTTGGCAGGATGAATGACGACAAATCAAATGTGGTTGCGTTTTTAAGCTGGTATGCAGGATCTTCGGAAGACATGATCGCAAGTCTCGGGAAGAACAAACTTATCGATACAACGATTTATTTCACAATTCTTGTTGATGCACTGGGAAATGGAGTTTCCACCTCGCCAACCAACTATTCAAAGCCGGTTTTCCCTGATATTACTATCGCCGACATGGTACAGAGTGAATACCTTCTTCTCACAAAACATTTCGGACTGCAGGGAATTCATGCATTAATCGGAGGTTCCATGGGAGGCATGCAGGTTTATGAGTGGATGGTCGCGTATCCCGGATTTGCAAAAAAATATATTCCATATGTGGGAACCCCAGTCCAAAGCAGCGGTAACCAGATTGTCTTTGAATCTTCTCTACTTACACTTCAGACAATTGAAAAATATGGAGTCCCTGATTCCGTTGCAAACAAAATATTTGATCTTAATTTTTACCTGTTTGCAAGAACTCCTTCGCAGATTGACACTAATTTCACACCTGATGAGTATAAAGACCTGCTGGCAAAGTTTCGGGGAAAAACAGCACAAAGATTTCCGGCAAAGAATAGAATTGCCCAGATGAAAGCGATGATAACGCATGATATTACAAGGAATTACGGTCATTCATTTGAAGAAACTGCCAAGGTGGTGAGAGGAGAAGTGTTCGTAATTGTTTCGGCAACAGATCACCTGATTTTGCCTTATCAATCGATAAAATTCGCTAAAACGCTTGGATGTGATCTTTTGATTTTGCAGAATGACTGTGGACATCTTGCACCCGGATGCGACTTAAAAGTGGTATCTAATGCAATTGCAGGATTTCTTGGTAAATAA
- a CDS encoding RsiV family protein — translation MLNKFVRKQLPGETTSVKSGVDDMIKFYMDFESEDNFGVYWNYDARISVKETGGEIISIIKNEYDYSGGAHGNGFVGYYNFDINSGSILTLSDLLVPGTYEKVTAAGDKIFRQQTEIGDGDLNEAGYWFEGGKFYLNENFLITETGLSFFYNSYEIAPYAGGPTELEIPYSAIQDCIKKDGPLKFLF, via the coding sequence ATATTAAATAAATTTGTCAGAAAACAACTTCCCGGTGAGACAACCTCCGTCAAGTCAGGCGTCGACGATATGATCAAATTCTATATGGATTTCGAGAGTGAAGATAATTTTGGAGTTTACTGGAATTATGATGCCCGCATTAGCGTTAAAGAGACCGGTGGCGAAATCATTTCCATCATAAAAAACGAATATGATTATTCAGGCGGTGCTCACGGGAACGGTTTTGTTGGATACTATAATTTTGACATCAACTCTGGGTCCATCCTGACCCTTTCTGATTTGCTTGTTCCCGGCACTTATGAAAAGGTTACTGCCGCTGGTGATAAAATATTTCGTCAGCAAACTGAAATCGGAGATGGAGATTTAAACGAGGCAGGTTACTGGTTTGAAGGCGGGAAATTTTATTTAAACGAAAATTTCCTCATTACTGAAACAGGTCTAAGTTTCTTCTACAATTCATACGAAATTGCCCCTTACGCAGGTGGTCCAACCGAACTGGAAATTCCCTACTCCGCTATCCAGGATTGCATTAAAAAAGATGGTCCCTTAAAGTTTCTGTTTTGA
- a CDS encoding RsiV family protein — MFKFALSALILISSVLFGQTGLTVKKEKFAKAYTNPKNASEKFLDFHLEYPVFSGTGAAASTAKFLNAQVAEIVFEKESSPEALFNKSVNEHKELYAEGEGMGMQWMLEKSLEYNKLTEEVGTFTYSGSQYSGGAHGGAWVNYFNYDLKNNKLLLLKDVMNANFLPALTKEGEKIFRKLKGLKPNQSLEGDYWFTDNKFHLNENYLFTKKGITFYYNQYEITCYACGTTELEIPYKSVKSLINKSGPLKSFSK, encoded by the coding sequence ATGTTCAAATTTGCTCTTTCAGCCCTCATTTTAATTTCTTCTGTACTCTTCGGTCAGACCGGTCTTACGGTAAAGAAGGAGAAATTCGCAAAGGCCTATACCAACCCTAAAAATGCCTCCGAGAAATTTCTGGATTTTCATCTTGAATATCCTGTCTTCTCGGGTACCGGTGCTGCTGCCAGTACCGCCAAATTTCTCAATGCACAAGTTGCAGAAATAGTTTTCGAAAAAGAAAGTTCACCTGAAGCCTTGTTCAACAAATCTGTAAATGAACACAAGGAATTATACGCAGAGGGTGAAGGAATGGGTATGCAGTGGATGCTTGAAAAATCACTTGAATATAACAAGTTAACAGAAGAAGTCGGAACCTTTACATATTCCGGCAGCCAGTACAGTGGTGGTGCTCACGGTGGGGCATGGGTAAATTACTTCAATTATGACCTTAAGAACAACAAATTATTACTCCTGAAAGATGTAATGAACGCAAATTTCCTTCCGGCACTCACAAAAGAAGGTGAAAAGATTTTTAGAAAGCTGAAAGGCCTGAAACCAAATCAAAGTCTTGAAGGCGATTACTGGTTTACGGATAACAAGTTTCATCTTAATGAGAATTACCTTTTTACAAAAAAAGGGATTACATTCTACTATAATCAGTATGAAATTACATGCTATGCATGCGGTACAACGGAACTGGAAATACCATACAAAAGTGTAAAATCACTTATAAATAAGAGTGGACCTTTAAAATCATTCTCCAAATAA